A region from the Malus domestica chromosome 07, GDT2T_hap1 genome encodes:
- the LOC103439473 gene encoding uncharacterized protein C594.04c: MAGGNLKNAVIAFLAPLPSILFYLIFLSNHHSQTNESFLSPLWAWCYHHPLLLANVFFFLNVNVLFWVISQALSSHWMIDLYWTVIPVMLVHYYRCHPLADYNRWRSTIAISLTWVWSLRLSHNYFRRENWQWGAREDWRFTDMSSQYGKHWWWVSFFAVYLSQQVFIIGICLPFYVIHSVNVPLNIWDSVAIIVCITGIVVAYLADTQLHDFVSRNNKLKELGKPVVPNLDEGLWHYSRHPNYFGEQLWWWGLVIFAWNLGHGWAFVGSLVNTMCLAYVTILVERRMLKQDYRVEAYRRYQKTTSVWIPWFKSSPGGKDKNA, encoded by the exons ATGGCTGGAGGTAACTTGAAGAATGCAGTGATAGCATTTCTCGCTCCCCTTCCCTCCATTCTCTTCTACCTCATATTCCTCAGCAACCACCATAGCCAAACTAATGAgagctttctctctcctctctgggCATGGTGCTATCACCACCCTCTTCTCCTAGCCaacgtcttcttcttcctcaacgtCAACGTCCTCTTCTGGGTCATCAGCCAAGCTCTTTCCAGCCACTGG ATGATCGATTTGTACTGGACTGTGATCCCTGTAATGCTCGTTCACTACTATCGATGTCACCCTCTGGCGGATTACAACCGGTGGCGGTCGACGATTGCAATTTCGCTGACTTGGGTTTGGAGCCTCAGGCTTTCCCACAACTACTTTAGGCGGGAAAATTGGCAATGGGGTGCCAGGGAGGACTGGCGGTTCACCGATATGAGCTCACAGTACGGCAAGCACTGGTGGTGGGTTTCCTTCTTCGCCGTTTACCTCTCTCAACAG GTTTTTATAATTGGGATATGCCTTCCATTCTATGTAATCCACTCAGTTAATGTGCCACTGAACATATGGGATTCTGTTGCCATCATAGTCTGCATTACTGGCATTGTTGTAGCATACTTAGCTGACACGCAGCTCCATGACTTTGTGAGCCGAAACAACAAGCTGAAAGAGCTTGGAAAGCCCGTTGTGCCGAATCTTGACGAAGGGTTGTGGCACTATTCGCGGCATCCCAACTACTTCGGAGAGCAATTGTGGTGGTGGGGATTAGTCATATTTGCATGGAACTTGGGACATGGATGGGCCTTTGTTGGGTCTCTGGTCAATACAATGTGTTTAGCTTATGTGACTATACTTGTCGAACGCCGAATGCTGAAACAAGATTACCGAGTAGAAGCATACAGGCGGTATCAGAAGACAACCTCAGTGTGGATACCTTGGTTCAAGTCATCTCCAGGAGGAAAAGATAAGAACGCTTAA